Within Suricata suricatta isolate VVHF042 chromosome 12, meerkat_22Aug2017_6uvM2_HiC, whole genome shotgun sequence, the genomic segment TGGGAACTACAATATCCGTAGTGCTTCACGCGCTTCCTGCTGGCGCCCCCAGCCGGCGAAGGCGTGATGCACGCTGGGATTTGTAGTCTACTACACGGCCTTACGCGTCCTACCTGGAAGGTGGGCCAGTGATCAGTGTCAGTTCAGGTGCTGGGTACACGCTGACAGGCCGCCAGCCCTCTACTGTTACTGGTGCCTGTCTTGGTACTGCCCCTTCCTACCTTAACTTCTTAGAAGAGTAGCATTCCTGTCCTGCAACTCTTGCTTCATTGTGAGGAGTGGACAGCAGGCACCTGAGACCCTTTCTCATTCTACTACGCTTTCAGGCTCCAGCCACTGGCCTGGCTGACCATGGCCCTTTCTGTGGAGACCGAATCGCACATCTACCGAGCTCTGCGCACTGCCTCTGGGGCTGCTGCCCACCTTGTGGCCCTGGGCTTTACCATCTTTGTGGCTGTGCTTGCCAGGCCTGGCTCCAGTAAGTAGAATTCATAGTTGATTTATGGGAAGGAAAGTGCCCCTTCTCCTGGGGATCAGGAGCAATAGGAAGCCTTGGGACTGACTCCTGGGAAAGGCTTGGTTGGCTGGGGGACATCCTATGCTGGAGGAATAAATGGGGAGGAGGTGAGGTGAGTGTGGGGGCTCTGTTTGGCCAGAGTACctgacttttctttccttgtcttggTGCTCCACTTGGCTGCCTTGTGTGAAGTGCtagaagaaggagggaggcctGGCAGAGGAGTGGCCAAGCATGGCCTCTGCTCCAGGGAGGGACCAGGAAGCAAGGATAGGTATGGGGTAAGCTTGTTGCAGTAGGAGGGGTCTTAGTATTTTGGCCGCACTTCCTTGGGCGATGTGCTGCCCATTTCCCTCTGTAGGAATCAGTGTGGCTGGGTTCCACTTGCCTCCACCTCTCAAAGCCTCCTCTTCATTCCAGGTCTGTTCTCCTGGCATCCCACGCTCATGTCTCTGGCTGTAAGTAGTGGGCCTGGCCAGCTCTTAAGGGTGGGAGGGAGCATAGGTACAGGTGGTAGCTCTGGCAGCCTCTGAATCCTTATGGATCCTTAGTATCTCTTTGGAGGGATGGAATGTGGGATTGGAGAAGTTGCATGCTCCAACACCTGCCTGTAGTGTATATACCAGACTTGAACCATAGTGTTCAAAACCTAGGGCAAATTTGTCTAAATACAAAATGAAGCTTCATCTACCTCCAGGCAGCTTGGAAAATGAGTTTTAGGTGTACCTGTGTTACTTTTTACCTTAATTTATTGTGATGCATCGAATTTTCCCTGAAAAAGTGCACCCATGTGGCCAGCTCTTGCCAAGAAATTgtatccagccctgtgtcagggaaACAAAGCTTGTGAATCATTTATAACTGCCACATCTCAAACCTCGTTTTGCTGGGTAATACAGCAGACATGATATTTCAAAATAGCACCTAGGAAGAAATGTGGAGAGGTACAAACTTCTTGCCAGTTACTCAGGGCAGATATTCTGTCCCTGATAAGCTCCCCACTCTTGCCCCAAATGGATACTCTTGTCATTGGGTAGAGAATAGAGAAGGGGAATCTGCCCACAGTGACTGGCAGCTTAGAAAGTTATCTAAAGCTCTTTGTCCTTTCGCTGGGCAGCACCCTGACTTAGTTTCCCATCCCTGtttccccagttctctttcctgaTGACCGAGGCACTGCTGGTGTTCTCTCCTGAGAGTTCGCTGCTGCGCTCCCTCTCACGGAAGGGCCGAGCACGCTGCCACTGGGTACTGCAGCTGCTGGCCCTACTGTGTGCACTGCTGGGCCTAGGTCTTGTCATCCTCCACAAGGAACAGCTTGGCAAGGCCCACCTAGCCACGTGGCATGGACGGGCGGGGCTGATAGCTGTGCTGTGGGCGGGGTTGCAGTGCTCAGGTGGGGTGGCGCTGCTCTACCCTAAACTGCTGCCCCGCTGGCCCCTGACTAAGCTCAAGCTATACCATGCCACTTCTGGGCTAGTGGGCTACCTTCTGGGTAGTGCCAGCCTCTTGCTGGGCATGTGCTCGCTCTGGTTCACCGCCACAGTCACTGGTGGGGTCTGGTACCTCGCTGTGCTATGCCCTGTCATTACCAGTCTGGTCATCATGAGTCAGGTGAGCAACGCCTACCTGTACCGCAAAAGGATCCAGCCATGAACTCTTCCCAGCCTAGAAGCCTGGATTTGCCCCTCAGTGTAGTAGCGGGGGCTGGGCCTCCTAGACTCTCTCAGCTGACTAAGTCATGAGGACACCTCAGGCACTGGGCAGTCTAGAGTAGGAGTCTTGTATATGACATTTTTGCTTGCTCCTCATGGTGGAGTGCTTCCCCTTTTCTTCTGTCCTGTCCCAGAGGAGCTTATGGATGATGTCTGGATGAAGTTGGGGTTGCAAACCTACTTCCCCAGCAACTCAACTCACACTTGTACTGGTATGTCTAGAAattacaggagagaaaaaagcaaaataaaaaagaatgactgaAAAGACCGCATGGCAGGAATAGCTTAGAGTTGGGGATAGTTCTCGCTAATGCTGTCAGCCTGAAGTAATAGGCAGGTGGGCAAGATGGGGACCCCTGTCTCTGGCTGCTCACTGAGGGGCTGAAGCTCTCCCAGCACATGAGCTCTGAGGGTCTGGCTGCTGAGCCTCCTGTGCCACCCAGGGCCCTAGAGCTGTCGCTGTGAGTGGCACAGCTGTGTGTCCTTTCACTCCTCTGGCTGCATACTGTGCTGGCATTGCCAAACTGCTGGTTAGATGTGGACAGTGACACGGTGGGAGCTGGGATGGGCTGTTTCCACAGGTGTCAAGCACTGATCACTGTCTAGGGGGTGAGCCATCGATAAGAACGCTCTTTATGACAGAGAGGTCCTCAACCATCTGATCCTCTGGGCAGGGCATTCCTCACTGGGAAtcggaggaagagaaaatgagtaaCAGTGGCAGGGGGAGTGGGGGCAATAAGCTTCTTACTCAGCTAGAGTTGCCAGGGAGACCAAGCCCTTGAACCTAGAGTAAAGTTCCTAACTTGAAGTTGAACTGGTTGAGGGGGCTGCACAAGGTGGTCTGATAGAGCCTAGGAGCCATACCTCAAAGAACTGCTTTATTGATACTGCGAGGCTGGGCTTCTTTGCCCACTCAAGTGGTCCTGTAGAAAATACTTGGGAGCCGTGGCTCTTCTGGCCAAGAAGCAGCCATAGCCACAGCAGAGGGAATCAGAATTTTCACATGAACATAAGTCTTTCTGAGGGTGGCAGGAATGTGCAGCCCTGCACTGGCTGGACCCCCAGAACGGTTTTGGCAAATCCTTGCCTTGGCTCAGGGCTCTTGGCAACCAGTATCAGGCATGAGGGTTGGCCTGGGAGTTGTGGCACCACTGTCCCTGCAGCCACTTGCTTGGGGCTGTCTGCTGAGGTACAGTCTTACCTCAGATGGCCCAGGCTGGCTGATGCTTTAGAGGCCCCATGCCTGGCATAGTGGTTGTCTGGAGTTGGAACCAGGTAGCAAGAGTCCTGGGTAGTGTTGGCGAGAAATAGCAGAAGGCTGTGGAGATCCCCAGCAGGCCTTCTTCCTTCTCAGAGCAGTTGGTGCCCTGGAGTAGCTGAGAGGTGtcaaggggagaggaggagaggaggcgcCTACACTCAAGGTGGTCTGGAGTTACAGCTTCGGGGGAGCTGCCTCGAAGGTGATCAGGCTGGATTCTGGGGCAGCCCCCTTCCCTGGAAGCATGGGGGCCTTGTCTGAGGGTAGGGGGCTATCCACCTtggcccctgcctcctcttcATCGTCGTCCATGCTTGGCCAGACGGACTGGTCCTCCACTCTCTTCAGCCGCTCATTGAGGGCCTTCAGGGCCAGTTGCCTGGAGCCAGAGGAAAGATGACAAGTCACTTGGCTCATGCCCTGTACTCTTACCCCATGAAGCTGACTCCTCCTACCACCCAGACTTCTCTTCTGTGTATTCCCCTTCACCACGCAGGGCCCAGGGCTCCCCAGGGACTGGACAGGGCCTCTTCTGCCATCAGGAGAAGTTCCCAAAGGCTGCGGTGCTTTCCCTTCACAGCCAGGGCACCTTTAGGCTGAGAAGGCCAGCAGGGTGTCTGCCAGACTGCCCATGAGGCCAGTCCCACAAATTATTTTGAGGGTGGTACCTAAGCATGGGCAGAGCTGGTACCCCAAGAAAGATGGGTGGAAGGAATCTCTGAAAACATGGGAGTTTCTGCCTGGGCACTGGTATCACATCCAAGGAGAGGGTTattacttcttcctctctcctcaggGGTGTTTTGAGTCTCCTGGCAAGGATCTGTGGGGAATGCTGGGACGTAAGCACCTACCCTGTATCTCAACCTGGGAAGCAGGGCCAACTTGGGCCAGCCCATCCCTCCAGACTCTAACGTTCTCATTCCCAGAATAATCCCCAAAGCCACCTGTATTAGAGCAGGGACACACGAAGTCCttgcagaaagaggaggaggaacagcCCATTTGGAGGAACACAGGCCAAACCTACTGGTTCCACTGGATAAACCCTTTTGGACCTCACTCGGGAGGAGGTGGGAGAGTTGACTAGAAGGTATACACATGCACTTGGGACCCTGGTCTACCAGGAGGTGGAATGGCCATGCTGCCAGACGAAACTTACCCTAGCGGTCACTCTGAAACCCTGGTGCCTCAACCTGTCTGTGTTACAAGCATGGGGGACAGCCTGTTCTAGCCTTCCAAGTTCCAGCAGAAAACCAAAACCTCCACCATGCCAGGGAACATGACAGGAAAGGCGACAAGAACACGGGCACAGAAAACCTTAGCACAATTCCACCCTCTCCTCCAGCCTGACATGCAAATTGGCATCAACAGGACAGTCCTTCCCTGTGCTACCCAGGTTTCCATCCTGGAGACTGCCTTGTCAATTCTGTCTAAATCCTGCCAACGTAGAGAGGTAGTGGCATGCTAGGCACTTTAGTATGAGGGTCAAAGATAGGAAACCCTGTCTCTTCACTACTAGTAGCCATTTGGTTTTGGGAATGGTATGCTGCCAGATGTCCAACTGGTTGGAGTAGTGATAACCATAAGGCTAGACCAAGAACCCACATCCTGACAACCTTCCCTATCCCAACCTGCCGTTTTCTTGGTCCTGAGCAGAGGAGTGTTGAAACGCCAGCCAACCTTAACAATCAAAGACCTCCCACTAAAAGAGGACTCACCACCGTGTCTTGGCCCCACCTGCAGAGCTGAGGACAACTCAGTTTCTACCAGGCACAGCCCTCTTGGACCCATCTCCTACACTGGGTAAAGTGAAGGCAGACCTCAGTCTTTAAAATCCATCAGCCATAGGAGACAAAACTGTAGGGCCCACAGTTATGCCCCCCAGAAGACCTTGTGTGCTTTTCAACATCCACCACCTTAGGCCTTAATAATCTGTGGCCGTTCCCCAGCTGGAAACCCCTTCAAGAAAGCCCCACAGCCCCAGTGGAGAGTAAGCAAGGGATAACTTTTCAGCTGAATTTACAAAACTGCCTGCCAAGAATTTATTTCACAGGTGAGCAAAAGCAGAAGCCAAGAGGAGGAACAGAACCTGCTCCAAGTTTCACTACTAAAGTAActgccacaaaaacaaaacaaaagccaaaagcaaaaacaaaccccTCAACAATAATGTTGGAAATGGAGCTGTTACCACTCTGGTGAGTCTACAGACCTGGGAGAGAGAGCGCCAGAGAGTTGGATTAAACAAAGATCTGCCCTGCCCTACGGTGCATTCAGTGAATAATTCATCTGGGGCTCCAGATAGTGTAGATGGCTTGGTTTACAGGTAATGAAAAGGCTGTCTCCACTCCCTGTGTGGTCAGTAGGCTCCGCAGTGGGTCACATGGTCTGTCCCCTGGGGCTGGTGACATATACGTGCTAGAGGGACGGGGTGTAGTGCTTCAAGCTTccctctcaataaaataaatggcagagAAGCACAGCATATGAATTTTTAAGGCCCAGGAAGAGGACATGGTTCAGCATTTTGAAATTGGGGTGGCCCACACTGCCTCTTAAGAATCTCaggtctctttctctgttcctccctcacagGGGAAAAAGGACCTGCAAGTTGTCTAGTGTCTAGGTTTTTATGAGATGAGTTTCTGAGATATCAGGATTATGTGTATCTGGTCTTCCGTTAACCCCTCACACAGTATCAGAGGACACGGGGCATTTCTTGAGACTTGTTAAGTGGCCTGAGTGGTATGAAAGGCAACTTTCACTCCTTAATGTTGGAAAGCACCTACTGGAGCCGAGACTCCTATCTGCTGAGTATCTCAAGACCACAAACTggattttatctctttttgagtCGCCCCAACACCTGACCCTTGGCTGCCAGCCAACATACAGCAAGTGTAACAGACGATATGGGACTTGATCAATAAATACTCTCCTAGTTCAACAAAGTTTTGGAATACTCCACAGTACCTTCTCCGTTCTGCGTCTTGAGGGTCTGTGCCTGGGAGGCTGATGGTGATGGAAGATGGGGCACCTACATCATAGCGCTTCACTGTCTTCTGGCATATCTTTACCTTCACCAGGAGGCTGTGCACCAAGTTCGCCAACAGCCCCACCACGGGCTGCAGGATCTCAGGGAAGAAGGTGGCAAAAGCAAAGTGATCAGCCATGTCCCCTCGGCCTCGGCTATGGCGCTGATAGAAGCGAAGATACACCCAACTGGAGAGCAGGCCAAAGCCATAGGAGGCCAGTGCTGGGCTCTGGAGCAGCGTGGCCAGccgcaacagcagcagcagccccaggagcAGCATAGGCACCACACTGACACGCACCTGGGGCACACGCAGGACCACACAGTCTCCCATGGTTTGCTTGAGTGCCACCAGGACACCACCTAGGAAGCCCAGGGCTCCATGGATGCGGATAGTGAAAAGGTAGACCAAGTTGAAGGAAGCCATGTAGGTGAGGAGGTAGGCAAAGGCCCCCAAAAGCCCCACTGACACGTTCACCACTGAGAAGAAGATGAGCAGCTCCAAGGCCCCCCAGAGAGGCTCCAGCAAACGTCCAGCCACCACCACCGTGGCAAGGCTGATGGCCACATCCCACACGTGCTGTTCCATCAGCCCATGGGTGGCCAGGGTCCAGATCCAGAAGTTGGGCGGAAAGAGGTAGCCTGGGGTAACCGCCAGGCAGCCCGTGTCGACGGCGAAGGACAGCAGGTAGAGGAAGAGTACTGCCGCGCACAGGGCCTTCACCACCACGCTGGCGCTGGCCAGGATGGCCCCCAAGTGCTGGCGGGCGCCCGGTAGGGCGCGCTGCATCTTCCCGAAGGGCGTCGGTTTGAGGGAAGGGTCTAGTGTGTTAGGGGCCTCCCCGGGGCCTCGCCCCAGTCCGGCCCCGACGGGAGGCCCGGGCCCGGCCTAGTCACTGGCCTATGGCCCCGGGGAAGACTCCACTTCTGGTCGGGTCGGCTCCGGTGCCAAAGGGCCAAGTTGGGCCTGGTCGCGGGGCTGGGGCCTAGGCCCCTCGCCGGGGACCGGAGGGAAGGCCCTGGGAGGCTTCGGCACGCCTGCTTGCCTGCCTGACCTGTGAGCCCCGCGCCGAGCTGACTGGGCTGGCGTTGATCTCAGAGCTCGGCCTGTTCCATCCACTCGGAGGCCCTACGATCTGCGTGGGACTGGTGCCTAATTCTGGGCCCCAGGCAAGTCTCGTCAGCTCCGGCTCAGCCCGGGTCTTGGCTACGACCGtacctcctcccttcccaggcACCGACAAACAGAGGGGCTGCGCTTGCGCGCTCCCGGCCACGGTGGATGACCTTCCGGTTCCGCGGCATGCTGGGACATGGAGTCCTCGGTCGAAGCTGGGGCTGAGCGGAAATCATGTTTCTGGGTAAAACTACAAGTTCCAGGAAGCTGTGCTCCCAGGCCGTTGCGGTTGGTATGAGGAGGGTTTGCTTGGGAGTTGTAGTTCTCAGGACTGTTTCCTCTGGTTGTCGGAAAGTGGGGAAGAGTCAAGAGCTTCACTAACCTGAGGAAAGCAGCGGGTACCTACTTGAGCGGCAGCAAAACTGCAGACACGCGCTTGCTAAATTTCCTGGGAACAGTAGCCCCGTGTATGAACAGCTGAGTACATCTGAGTGTGTCTTTGTGGACAGGGATAAGAATGGTCTTGGTGTGCATACCAGTGTGCGGAAACTCCTGAACTTCCGCAGTCGGGTGGGAATGTCAGACCTAGGTGTATGGGTGTATTGGACCTGACCCAGATTGGAATTCTTGCTCTGCCATTTGGCGGCTGTCCGACACTGGCTAAGTGGCTAAGTCAATTTCATggactgtaaaatggggatcgtTTTACGGTGAGGGTTCAAGGGGACTGTGGTGTAAAATGCCAGTTCACTCTGGGGGTTCAGTGTGTTGCCCAGGCTGCCCTTGTTACAAGTGCGGTGGAGCTGCGACTTGAACTCACCTCTCTTGCCCCAAAAGGGCAAGGCTGGGCTGCTTTTAGTGACGCTCTTCCCCATCACCGATTTCTTGTTTCTGGCCCTGAGGAAGAGAGGTCTCCTGCATAGACTTGGGGCAGGGTGGCCCAGGGCCCCCACCTTACTGCAGTTGTAGCTTCCAGCAGTTTGGGTCCTGTGCAAATTGTTTTTTTGTGCattaagttactttttaaaaatgtgcgtgtagctaaaataattatatatggcagaacatatatataaaatgcagaaTCCCTTCCTTTCAGCCACTGATTTCAGTTCAACTTCCGACATGCGCATAGCCTTCTAGGTTACTGTTgactctcttttctttgtctagGGTTTGGGTTTTCATTGGATACCAGGGTAGGGTTGCCAGCTTTGGCAAATCAAAATACAGGGTGTTCATTCAAATTTGAACTtcagataaatgaataatttttagtgtaagcatgcccccagcccccagtttttttttttagtattgttATGTATCATACAATATTGGAAACATACCAAAAAACATTCGTCTTATATCTGAATTCAGATTTGACTAAATGTTCTACATTTTATGTAGCAACCCTACCCTGAGACCGAGGGGCTCTTGCAGGGCATGGGAGCTCTCTCAGGGGTTAGTAGTTAGGCATCGGTCTGTGGCCAGTCACTGCAGGAGGAGTGAGGAAGAGTGTCTTTGGTAAGGTCCAGAATGTCCTCCTGCATTTATTTAGTATccgacccctcccctcccccagccaggtcACCACAGGTTTCTAGCTGAAACCTTTGCTGATTTCTTGCCTTTCTCACCAAGCAAGAGAGGAGACTTAGGTCTCCATTTGTTTATCTGTGCTATGG encodes:
- the LOC115274210 gene encoding cytochrome b561 domain-containing protein 2; the protein is MALSVETESHIYRALRTASGAAAHLVALGFTIFVAVLARPGSSLFSWHPTLMSLAFSFLMTEALLVFSPESSLLRSLSRKGRARCHWVLQLLALLCALLGLGLVILHKEQLGKAHLATWHGRAGLIAVLWAGLQCSGGVALLYPKLLPRWPLTKLKLYHATSGLVGYLLGSASLLLGMCSLWFTATVTGGVWYLAVLCPVITSLVIMSQVSNAYLYRKRIQP
- the TMEM115 gene encoding transmembrane protein 115: MQRALPGARQHLGAILASASVVVKALCAAVLFLYLLSFAVDTGCLAVTPGYLFPPNFWIWTLATHGLMEQHVWDVAISLATVVVAGRLLEPLWGALELLIFFSVVNVSVGLLGAFAYLLTYMASFNLVYLFTIRIHGALGFLGGVLVALKQTMGDCVVLRVPQVRVSVVPMLLLGLLLLLRLATLLQSPALASYGFGLLSSWVYLRFYQRHSRGRGDMADHFAFATFFPEILQPVVGLLANLVHSLLVKVKICQKTVKRYDVGAPSSITISLPGTDPQDAERRRQLALKALNERLKRVEDQSVWPSMDDDEEEAGAKVDSPLPSDKAPMLPGKGAAPESSLITFEAAPPKL